A genomic region of Pseudomonas migulae contains the following coding sequences:
- a CDS encoding mannuronate-specific alginate lyase yields the protein MQTRTLKRLIAPSLLSLAMFAGATQAAAPLRPPQGYFAPIEKVKTGDKSEGCDAMPTPYTGSLQFRSKYEGSDKARSTLNEASEKAFRDTTADITKIERGTSKRVMQYMRDGRPEQLECTLNWLTAWAKADALMSKDFNHTGKSMRKWALGSMASSYLRLKFSDSHPLANHQQESQLIEAWFSKMADQVVSDWDNLPLDKTNNHSYWSAWSVMATSIATNRRDLFDWSVKEFKVGANQIDAQGFLPNELKRQQRALAYHNYALPPLAMIASFAQVNGVDLRQENNGALKRLGDRVLAGVKDPEEFEKKNGKEQDMTDLKVDSKFAWLEPFCTLYTCSPDVLEKKREMQPFKTFRLGGDLTKVYDPANEKGNKGS from the coding sequence ATGCAAACCCGAACTTTGAAAAGACTGATCGCACCGTCCCTGTTGAGCCTGGCCATGTTTGCCGGTGCGACTCAGGCCGCCGCGCCCCTGCGTCCACCCCAGGGTTACTTCGCGCCGATCGAAAAAGTCAAAACCGGCGACAAGAGCGAAGGCTGTGACGCAATGCCGACGCCCTACACCGGCTCGCTGCAATTTCGCAGCAAGTACGAAGGCTCCGACAAGGCTCGTTCGACCCTGAACGAAGCCTCGGAAAAAGCCTTTCGTGACACCACCGCCGACATCACCAAGATTGAGCGCGGCACCAGCAAGCGCGTGATGCAGTACATGCGTGACGGTCGCCCGGAACAGCTCGAATGCACGCTGAACTGGTTGACCGCGTGGGCCAAGGCCGATGCGCTGATGTCCAAGGACTTCAACCACACCGGCAAGTCGATGCGCAAATGGGCGCTGGGCAGCATGGCGTCTTCGTACCTGCGCCTGAAATTCTCCGACTCGCATCCGTTGGCCAACCACCAGCAAGAGTCGCAGCTGATTGAAGCCTGGTTCAGCAAAATGGCTGATCAGGTGGTCAGCGATTGGGACAACCTGCCGCTGGATAAAACCAACAACCACTCGTACTGGTCCGCCTGGTCGGTGATGGCAACGTCCATCGCCACCAACCGTCGCGACCTGTTCGACTGGTCGGTGAAGGAATTCAAGGTCGGCGCCAATCAGATTGACGCCCAGGGTTTCCTGCCCAACGAACTCAAGCGCCAGCAACGCGCCCTCGCCTATCACAACTATGCCCTGCCGCCACTGGCGATGATCGCCAGTTTCGCCCAGGTCAACGGTGTGGATTTGCGTCAGGAAAACAACGGCGCGCTGAAACGCCTGGGTGATCGAGTGCTCGCAGGGGTCAAGGACCCGGAAGAATTCGAGAAGAAGAACGGCAAGGAACAGGACATGACCGACCTCAAGGTCGACTCGAAATTCGCCTGGCTCGAACCGTTCTGCACGCTCTACACCTGCTCGCCGGATGTGCTTGAGAAAAAGCGCGAGATGCAGCCGTTCAAGACCTTCCGCCTCGGGGGTGACCTGACCAAGGTCTACGACCCGGCCAACGAAAAAGGCAATAAGGGGAGCTGA
- a CDS encoding alginate O-acetyltransferase — MHPHLIKLLSLSALTVGILAASAGARADEAKAPAFNAEPCCNLCPEAHDAKNYTTRYQQNFTTLVQAQGDWLFRTQEDLRTEFDTTPAGYKRMKELHDAFKSKGVELVVVYQPTRGLVNRNKLNPEDKAKFDFDKALKNYKTMLGRFEQMGYVVPDLSPLTNESLPDTLPAHDFYFRGDQHWTPYGAQRTAKIVGEKIKQLPEFAGIPKREFESHKSGRMGKTGTLHNMAGQLCGTSYAIQYMDQFTTEPKGEAADGDLFSDSGNPEITLVGTSHSGKNYNFAGFLEEAIGADILNVAFPGGGLEGSMLQYLGSEEFQTKPPKILIWEFSPLYRLDQETIYRQMMALLDNGCEGKDAQMSGSATLKPGKNELMVNSKNLNLQNSSHQVDIRFADPSVKTLQATLWYMNGRHEDIKIDKPETSDTDGRFAFELRTDEDWASQNLLAVEVQGPEAGAAPQKVEAKICKRNVFPGAEQRTAQAGQ, encoded by the coding sequence ATGCACCCACACTTGATCAAATTACTCAGCTTGTCGGCCCTGACGGTCGGCATTCTCGCGGCCAGCGCGGGCGCCCGTGCCGATGAAGCCAAGGCACCGGCATTCAACGCCGAGCCGTGCTGCAACCTGTGCCCCGAAGCCCATGACGCGAAGAACTACACCACGCGTTACCAGCAGAACTTCACCACGCTGGTGCAGGCCCAGGGCGACTGGCTGTTCCGTACGCAGGAAGACTTGCGCACCGAATTCGACACCACGCCCGCCGGCTACAAACGCATGAAAGAACTGCACGATGCGTTCAAGAGCAAAGGCGTGGAACTCGTTGTTGTTTATCAACCTACGCGTGGCCTGGTGAACCGCAACAAGCTCAATCCGGAAGACAAGGCCAAGTTCGATTTCGACAAGGCGCTGAAGAACTACAAGACCATGCTCGGCCGTTTCGAGCAGATGGGTTACGTAGTGCCGGACCTGTCGCCGCTGACCAACGAATCGCTGCCCGACACCTTGCCCGCCCACGACTTCTACTTCCGCGGCGACCAACACTGGACGCCGTATGGCGCCCAGCGCACGGCGAAAATCGTCGGTGAGAAAATCAAGCAATTGCCTGAATTTGCTGGCATTCCGAAACGCGAATTCGAGAGCCACAAGTCGGGTCGCATGGGCAAGACCGGAACGTTACACAACATGGCTGGTCAACTCTGTGGCACCAGCTACGCGATCCAGTACATGGATCAGTTCACCACCGAGCCGAAAGGCGAAGCGGCGGATGGCGATCTGTTCAGTGACTCCGGCAATCCCGAGATCACCCTGGTCGGCACCAGCCACAGTGGCAAGAACTACAACTTCGCCGGTTTCCTCGAAGAGGCCATCGGCGCCGACATCCTCAACGTGGCATTCCCCGGCGGTGGCCTGGAAGGTTCGATGCTGCAGTACCTGGGCAGCGAAGAGTTCCAGACCAAGCCGCCGAAGATTCTGATCTGGGAATTCTCGCCGCTCTATCGCCTCGACCAGGAAACCATCTACCGCCAGATGATGGCGCTGCTGGACAACGGTTGCGAAGGAAAGGATGCACAGATGAGCGGCAGTGCCACGTTGAAACCGGGCAAGAACGAATTGATGGTCAACAGCAAGAACCTGAACCTGCAAAACAGCAGTCACCAGGTTGATATCCGCTTCGCCGATCCATCGGTGAAAACCCTGCAAGCCACCCTCTGGTACATGAACGGTCGCCACGAGGACATCAAGATCGATAAACCGGAAACCTCCGATACCGACGGGCGTTTCGCCTTCGAGTTGCGCACGGACGAAGACTGGGCCTCGCAGAATCTGCTGGCCGTCGAAGTCCAGGGCCCTGAAGCAGGTGCCGCGCCACAGAAAGTCGAAGCGAAAATCTGCAAACGCAACGTGTTCCCAGGCGCTGAGCAACGTACCGCTCAGGCCGGGCAATGA